One window from the genome of Helicobacter pylori encodes:
- the hefB gene encoding efflux RND transporter periplasmic adaptor subunit HefB: MIRKILIGLFLSFLSLEAGEKVYAIFNVKAVQDSKLTLDSTGIVDSIKVTEGSVVKKGDVLLLLYNQEKQAQSDSTEQQLIFAKKQYQRYSKTGGAVDKNTLESYEFNYRRLESDYAYSIAVLNKTILRAPFDGVIASKNIQVGEGVSANNTVLLRLVSHARKLVIEFDSKYINAVKVGDTYTYSIDGDSNQHEAKITKIYPTVDENTRKVSAEALLSKPMAVGLFGDGFIQTK; this comes from the coding sequence ATGATACGAAAAATTTTAATAGGACTTTTTTTGAGCTTTTTGAGTTTGGAAGCTGGCGAGAAAGTGTATGCGATTTTCAATGTGAAAGCGGTGCAAGACTCCAAACTCACTCTGGATAGCACAGGGATTGTGGATAGCATTAAGGTTACTGAGGGGAGCGTGGTCAAAAAGGGCGATGTTTTGTTGCTTTTGTATAATCAAGAGAAGCAGGCTCAAAGCGATTCTACCGAGCAACAACTCATTTTTGCTAAAAAGCAATACCAACGATACAGCAAAACCGGGGGCGCTGTGGATAAAAACACTCTAGAGAGTTATGAGTTCAATTACAGGCGTTTGGAATCAGATTACGCTTATTCTATTGCGGTATTGAATAAAACCATTTTAAGGGCCCCTTTTGATGGCGTAATAGCGAGTAAAAACATTCAAGTGGGCGAAGGGGTGAGCGCGAATAACACGGTGTTATTGAGATTAGTCAGCCATGCTAGGAAATTGGTCATTGAATTTGATTCTAAATATATTAATGCGGTCAAAGTGGGGGACACTTACACTTATTCTATAGATGGGGATTCCAATCAGCATGAAGCTAAAATCACTAAGATTTACCCCACGGTTGATGAAAACACCAGAAAAGTGAGCGCTGAAGCCCTTTTGTCTAAGCCTATGGCAGTGGGGCTTTTTGGCGATGGGTTTATCCAAACGAAATAA
- the hefC gene encoding efflux RND transporter permease subunit HefC → MYKTAINRPITTLMFAFAIIFFGVMGFKKLSVALFPKIDMPTVVVTTTYPGASAEIIESKVTDKIEEAVMGIDGIKKVTSTSSKNVSIVVIEFELEKPNEEALNDVVNKISSVRFDDSNIKKPSINKFDTDSQAIISLFVSSSSVPATTLNDYAKNTIKPMLQKINGVGGVQLNGFRERQIRIYADPTLMNKYNLTYADLFSTLKAENVEIDGGRIVNSQRELSILINANSYSVADVEKIQVGNHVRLGDIAKIEIGLEEDNTFASFKDKPGVILEIQKIAGANEIEIVDRVYEALKHIQAISPNYEIRPFLDTTSYIRTSIEDVKFDLVLGAILAVLVVFAFLRNGTITLVSAISIPISIMGTFALIQWMGFSLNMLTMVALTLAIGIIIDDAIVVIENIHKKLEMGMNKRKASYEGVREIGFALVAISAMLLSVFVPIGNMKGIIGRFFQSFGITVALAIALSYVVVVTIIPMVSSVVVNPRHSRFYVWSEPFFKALESYYTKLLQWVLNHKLIISIAVVLVFVGSLFVASKIGMEFMLKEDRGRFLVWLKAKPGVSIDYMTQKSKIFQKAIEKHAEVEFTTLQVGYGTTQNPFRAKIFVQLKPLKERKKEHKLGQFELMSALRKELRSLPEAKGLDTINLSEVALIGGGGDSSPFQTLVFSHSQEAVDKSVENLKKFLLESPELKGKVESYHTSTSESQPQLQLKILRQNANKYGVSAQTIGSVVSSAFSGTSQASVFKEDGKEYDMIIRVPDDKRVSVEDIKRLQVRNKYDKLMFLDALVEITETKSPSSISRYNRQRSVTVLAEPNRNAGVSLGEILTQVSKNTKEWLVEGANYRFTGEADNAKESNGEFLVALATAFVLIYMILAALYESILEPFIIMVTMPLSFSGAFFALGLVHQPLSMFSMIGLILLIGMVGKNATLLIDVANEERKKGLNIQEAILFAGKTRLRPILMTTIAMVCGMLPLALASGDGAAMKSPIGIAMSGGLMISMVLSLLIVPVFYRLLAPIDDKIKRFYQNQKTLE, encoded by the coding sequence ATGTATAAAACAGCGATTAATCGTCCTATTACGACCTTGATGTTTGCTTTTGCAATCATCTTTTTTGGAGTGATGGGTTTTAAAAAATTGAGCGTGGCGCTTTTCCCTAAAATTGATATGCCTACGGTGGTGGTTACTACGACTTATCCTGGAGCTAGCGCTGAAATCATAGAGAGTAAGGTAACCGATAAGATTGAAGAAGCGGTGATGGGGATTGATGGGATCAAAAAGGTTACTTCCACGAGTTCTAAAAATGTGAGTATTGTCGTCATTGAATTTGAATTAGAAAAGCCTAATGAAGAAGCCTTAAACGATGTGGTTAATAAAATTTCTTCGGTGCGTTTTGATGATTCTAATATTAAAAAACCCTCTATCAATAAATTCGATACCGACAGCCAAGCCATTATTTCGTTGTTTGTGAGCAGTTCAAGCGTGCCTGCTACAACCCTTAATGACTACGCTAAAAACACCATTAAACCCATGCTCCAAAAAATCAATGGGGTAGGGGGCGTGCAGCTCAACGGCTTTAGAGAGCGCCAGATTAGGATTTATGCAGATCCCACTTTGATGAATAAATACAACCTGACTTATGCAGATCTTTTCAGCACGCTTAAAGCGGAGAATGTGGAAATTGATGGGGGGCGCATTGTCAATAGCCAAAGGGAATTGTCTATTTTAATTAATGCAAATAGTTACAGCGTGGCGGATGTGGAAAAGATCCAAGTGGGTAATCATGTGCGTCTTGGCGATATTGCAAAGATTGAAATCGGTTTGGAAGAAGACAACACTTTTGCGAGCTTTAAAGACAAGCCTGGTGTGATTTTGGAAATCCAAAAGATTGCCGGAGCGAATGAAATTGAAATCGTAGATAGAGTGTATGAAGCTTTAAAACACATTCAAGCCATTAGCCCTAACTATGAAATCAGACCCTTTTTAGACACCACGAGTTATATCCGCACCTCTATTGAAGATGTGAAATTTGACTTAGTTTTAGGGGCGATTTTGGCGGTTTTAGTGGTGTTTGCGTTCTTGCGTAACGGCACGATCACTTTAGTTTCAGCGATCTCTATCCCTATTTCTATCATGGGGACTTTTGCGCTCATTCAATGGATGGGCTTTTCATTAAACATGCTCACCATGGTGGCTTTAACGCTAGCGATAGGGATTATCATTGATGATGCGATCGTGGTGATTGAAAACATCCATAAAAAGCTAGAAATGGGCATGAACAAACGCAAAGCGAGTTATGAGGGGGTGAGGGAAATTGGCTTTGCTTTAGTGGCGATTTCAGCGATGCTGCTCTCTGTTTTTGTGCCTATAGGGAACATGAAAGGCATTATCGGGCGCTTTTTCCAAAGCTTTGGGATCACGGTGGCTTTAGCGATCGCTTTATCGTATGTGGTGGTCGTTACGATTATCCCCATGGTAAGCTCAGTCGTGGTCAATCCCAGGCATTCTCGTTTTTATGTGTGGAGCGAGCCTTTTTTTAAGGCTTTAGAGTCTTATTACACCAAATTGCTCCAATGGGTGTTAAACCACAAGCTCATTATCTCTATAGCGGTGGTTTTGGTGTTTGTGGGTTCGCTTTTTGTGGCTTCTAAGATCGGTATGGAGTTCATGCTGAAAGAAGATAGGGGGAGGTTTTTGGTGTGGCTTAAGGCTAAACCGGGCGTGAGCATAGATTACATGACACAAAAGAGTAAGATCTTTCAAAAAGCGATTGAAAAGCATGCTGAGGTGGAATTTACCACCTTGCAAGTGGGTTATGGCACCACACAAAACCCTTTTAGGGCTAAGATTTTTGTGCAGCTCAAGCCTTTAAAAGAGCGCAAAAAAGAGCATAAATTGGGGCAATTTGAGTTGATGAGCGCTTTAAGGAAGGAATTAAGAAGCTTGCCTGAAGCTAAAGGTTTAGATACTATTAATCTTTCTGAAGTTGCTCTTATAGGGGGCGGTGGGGATAGTTCGCCCTTCCAAACCCTTGTGTTTTCCCATTCTCAAGAAGCGGTGGATAAAAGCGTGGAGAATTTGAAAAAATTCTTATTAGAAAGCCCTGAATTAAAAGGCAAGGTTGAAAGCTACCATACAAGCACGAGCGAATCGCAACCGCAATTGCAACTCAAAATCTTAAGACAAAACGCTAACAAATACGGCGTGAGCGCTCAAACCATTGGCTCAGTGGTGAGCTCTGCTTTCTCTGGGACTTCTCAAGCGAGCGTCTTCAAAGAAGATGGCAAAGAATACGACATGATCATTAGAGTGCCTGATGATAAGCGCGTTTCTGTAGAAGATATCAAACGCTTGCAAGTGCGCAACAAATACGATAAATTGATGTTTTTAGACGCTTTAGTGGAAATCACAGAAACTAAAAGCCCGTCTAGCATTTCTCGCTATAACCGCCAACGCAGCGTTACGGTGCTTGCTGAGCCTAATAGGAATGCGGGCGTTTCTTTAGGCGAAATTTTAACGCAAGTGAGCAAAAACACTAAAGAATGGCTGGTTGAAGGGGCGAATTACAGATTTACCGGAGAAGCGGATAACGCCAAAGAGAGCAATGGGGAGTTTTTAGTCGCTTTAGCGACAGCGTTTGTGTTGATTTATATGATTTTAGCGGCGTTGTATGAGTCCATTTTAGAGCCTTTTATCATCATGGTTACCATGCCTTTAAGCTTTTCAGGGGCGTTTTTTGCTCTAGGTTTAGTCCATCAGCCTTTGAGCATGTTCTCTATGATAGGCTTGATTTTGCTCATTGGTATGGTGGGTAAAAACGCCACGCTTTTAATTGATGTGGCGAATGAAGAGCGTAAAAAAGGTTTGAATATCCAAGAAGCCATTTTATTTGCCGGCAAAACCCGTTTAAGACCGATTTTAATGACGACCATTGCGATGGTTTGCGGCATGCTGCCTTTAGCGTTAGCGAGTGGGGATGGAGCGGCGATGAAATCCCCTATAGGGATTGCGATGAGTGGGGGCTTGATGATTTCTATGGTGTTAAGCTTACTCATTGTGCCGGTGTTTTATCGTTTGCTCGCTCCCATAGACGACAAAATCAAGCGGTTTTATCAAAACCAAAAAACTTTAGAATGA
- a CDS encoding outer membrane beta-barrel protein, whose amino-acid sequence MKKIALILALWAGLSGAFEPKKSHIYFGAMVGLAPIKITPKPASDSSYTAFLWGAKGGYQFAFFKALALRGEFSYLMAIKPTALHTINTSLLSLNIDVLSDFYTYKKYSFGVYGGLGIGYFYQSNHLGMKNSSFMGYNGLFNVGLGSTIDRHHRIELGAKIPFSKTRNSFKNLYFLESVFIHASYSYAF is encoded by the coding sequence ATGAAAAAAATTGCTTTAATTTTGGCTTTATGGGCGGGCTTGTCAGGGGCGTTTGAGCCTAAAAAAAGTCATATTTATTTTGGGGCTATGGTGGGTTTAGCCCCTATTAAAATAACCCCAAAACCGGCTAGCGATTCTTCTTATACAGCTTTTTTATGGGGGGCTAAAGGGGGGTATCAATTCGCTTTCTTTAAAGCTCTAGCGTTAAGGGGTGAATTTTCCTACCTTATGGCAATCAAACCCACCGCACTGCACACGATTAACACTTCTTTATTGAGCTTAAATATTGATGTGTTAAGCGATTTTTACACTTACAAAAAATACAGCTTTGGGGTGTATGGGGGGCTTGGGATAGGGTATTTTTATCAAAGCAACCATTTAGGCATGAAAAATAGTTCGTTTATGGGTTATAACGGCTTGTTTAATGTGGGGCTTGGCAGCACGATCGATCGCCACCACCGCATAGAGCTTGGGGCTAAGATCCCTTTTTCAAAGACTAGAAATTCTTTTAAAAATCTTTATTTTTTAGAGAGTGTTTTTATCCATGCGAGTTATAGTTACGCTTTTTAA